TCCCTTTCAGAATCGCCAACTTAGCTCCCAAGAATCCACCGGCTGCGTTGCAGGCCGCCATTGGGAGCGCGATGCCATAGATGATCTTCCCGCTTGCCGCGAACAGGATGATCGACCCCGTATTAGTAGCGAGGTTCACGAATTTCGCGGTCGCACTCGCCTTCAAAAAATCGAAGCCGAGCAACGTGATGAACGTCAGGATCAGGAAACTCCCGGAGCCGGGACCGATAAACCCATCATAGAATCCGATCACCAGTGCGATCAAAACGATATAGATCAGATGCGACCGCTCGGAATGTTCCTGCTCCGTGTGGACTCCGAAATTCTTCTTGGTATAGGTATAGATTGCCACGGCAGTCAGTACCACAAGCAGGAGCGGCTTCATAAAATCGTTGCTCACAAGCGTCAGGACTCGAGAGCCGCTGAATGCAGCAACGCTCGCGATTGCTGCCATGAGTCCCAAATGCTTATAGTTCAGCGTGACCTGTCGCGAGTACTGCATTGCCGCCATGCTGGTCCCGCAGAACGATGGTAT
This genomic window from Bacteroidota bacterium contains:
- a CDS encoding TSUP family transporter — protein: MITTPLLILCLVAFLAGFVDAIVGGGGLLQIPAAIVLFPGIPVATMIGTTKIPSFCGTSMAAMQYSRQVTLNYKHLGLMAAIASVAAFSGSRVLTLVSNDFMKPLLLVVLTAVAIYTYTKKNFGVHTEQEHSERSHLIYIVLIALVIGFYDGFIGPGSGSFLILTFITLLGFDFLKASATAKFVNLATNTGSIILFAASGKIIYGIALPMAACNAAGGFLGAKLAILKGNKFIRIFFLSLVVVMIVRFGYDIFWK